GTCGGCTTGCCCTCGCAGCTCCGGCGGCAGGGTGCCGGGCCGAATCGGAATGGCGATCCTGACCTCGAGGAGCACGAACCAGCGGTCGCCGGCTAGCGGCCGGGAGTAGTCCCAAAACTCCAGGGTCAGGCCGTTATTGAGAGGATGCCGAGAGATTAAATTTTCCGAGTTCATGGCCGAACTATAACCCCGTGATTATGCGGCCACCGTGGCCACCGCAGTCCAAAAATAGTTTTGGGGACCTCTTTGGTCTGAGGACCCGATCATCCAAACCAGTCCGGGGGACAGCACCCCAGTTTCGCTCGCTTGGGCCCAAATTAAAGAAAATAGTACCAGCCTTGAAGGTCCTGGGGTCCATCACGGTGCGGATTTCAGTTGTAGTTCTATCCGCTCCTGGTCTCCATATTTAAGGGCCACCAAAATGCTCAAATACTCTTGCAAATTTCTGGTCAGCAGAAAATTTTGCCGGACCAATTCTTTGGCTACACGACCCATTTCCAGAGCTTTATCGGGGTGACGCAAGAGATATCTGGCGCGCAAAGCAGCTCCCTCCGGAGTCTTAACCAGGAAACCCGTGTGATGGTTCACTATCTGCAGCCGAATTCCCCCCGCATCGCCGCCGATCACCGGTTTTCCTTTCCACAGGGCCTCAGTCACGGTGAGGCCGAATCCTTCTTTGAGAGACTTTTGCACCACCAGGTCCGCGCCGCGCTGCAGGGCATTAATCGTGACATGGGCATCCGGAGGTAAAAGCAGCACGTGGATGTCTTTGTCGCCGCCGGCCTCATCACGAACCTCGGTCAGCACCGCGGCGCCTTCGGGGTCATCGGTGGCTTCACCGCCGGCGAGGACCAATTGCAGTGACGGCGCGAAAGACTTGACCAAGCGATATGATTTAATTACGCCCAGAGGATCCTTGAATCGATCAAATCGTGAGACCTGGAGCATGATCAGCCTCTCAGGGTCCAGACCGAATTGAAGTTTGGCGGCCAGGACTTCCTCCGGAGTCAGATCCATGTTTTTTTCGCTGAGAGGGTCGATACTAGGCGGCATCAGATACTGAATGTGCGGCAAGGGTTGGGCAAAATCCGCCAGGGAAAAAATACTCGCATCGTATTCCATGACATAGTTACGCAAGTATTGCCACACCGGACGATAAGGATGGCTCAGGTCGATATGGCAGCGCCAGATCCACTTGCCTTTTCGGTTCGGGCATGACCTTAACAGGGGCAGCGGCTGCGGATCATGGATAATAACTATGTCGGCTTCCTCAAGGATCGAACGGAGCTCTTCCGAGTTTTGGGCGCCGGTTTCCTCGTAAACCTTGAAAAGCCCATCCCCCAGCTGCACGGGTACGCCTTGTAAGGCGTTGTGAAAGCTCTTGGTAACCTGGAAGAACGCCTCTTGACCTCGAATTACTTCCCACCGCACATCGAGGCCCAGATCTTTCTGGAGGGGGACCAGCTTGCTCAGAATTTCCGCGACGCCGCCACCTACATAAGTGGAGTTGACGTGCACTACCTTCATGCCTCTTAATGGCCTGGCAAGTTGCCGGAGCCGATCGATCACGTTTTCTCCGGTCACCGCCACATAATCTTGAATAGATGTCATCAGATCACTCCCCGGAAAAAATATTTGGTGAACAGATCTGCCAATTGCTGGCGCAATTCCACGAGAGTGCCGAAATAGGGATCAACTGTAGCCAATTGTGAGCAAAGATCATCATCACCGCAAGACCTCAACCAGGAGCGGAAATCGTCCATCATTTCAGGGCTCCGGCGTCTCGCATCAATAAAATGATAAAATATGCTGCCCACGGACATTTTGGGCACAGCCTCCACCAATTCTTCCGGTTCTTCAATTTTGCCGCGGGTATCGAAAACCACCATTTGGGAGCGGACAAAATGAAACTGCATATCGGGCTTGGCCCAGGTAATCGTTTCGATCTCATCCAACCTCTGGTCGATGAATTCGAGCAGCTCCTGGCGCAAGGATTCGAGATTCATAAAAGGATCGGGGTCGATAACCGATAATCGTTCCGCCAGGATATTGTCTTGCAGGGCATGGTGAACCCATTCAGCAAAATCGTTATTGTATTCAGGTGCATCGAACCTGGGCCTCAAGAGCCCCCCCCAAAAATGATGGTAGATGCTCCCGAGATGGATGTTAAGCAAACGGTTTCTCATTTCTTTTAGGTTTTGGGCCTTCAGCCCGGTGGCTATGGTCACCAGCGCACAGTCTTTGACGAAAAATGGTTCACGGTTGGCATTTATAGACATCTTACCCTCACAAGTTTATAGAAATACTTTGCTAGGTGGATACGTATTGACCCGGCAGTGGACCGGCACGCCTGGGAACACCGTCGGCGCGGCACTATTCAAAGGATTTGCCCTTACTCTTCCTTTCCTTCGCCCAGGAGCAACGCCACTGGAAAACTGCGTAATACGCCGCCGACAGGCAATGTCTGGCCCGCAGAAACCACCTCGTTCGTAATAACATTCCGCCAGGCAACAGGCG
This genomic window from Desulfobaccales bacterium contains:
- a CDS encoding glycosyltransferase, whose amino-acid sequence is MTSIQDYVAVTGENVIDRLRQLARPLRGMKVVHVNSTYVGGGVAEILSKLVPLQKDLGLDVRWEVIRGQEAFFQVTKSFHNALQGVPVQLGDGLFKVYEETGAQNSEELRSILEEADIVIIHDPQPLPLLRSCPNRKGKWIWRCHIDLSHPYRPVWQYLRNYVMEYDASIFSLADFAQPLPHIQYLMPPSIDPLSEKNMDLTPEEVLAAKLQFGLDPERLIMLQVSRFDRFKDPLGVIKSYRLVKSFAPSLQLVLAGGEATDDPEGAAVLTEVRDEAGGDKDIHVLLLPPDAHVTINALQRGADLVVQKSLKEGFGLTVTEALWKGKPVIGGDAGGIRLQIVNHHTGFLVKTPEGAALRARYLLRHPDKALEMGRVAKELVRQNFLLTRNLQEYLSILVALKYGDQERIELQLKSAP
- a CDS encoding DUF5752 family protein, whose translation is MSINANREPFFVKDCALVTIATGLKAQNLKEMRNRLLNIHLGSIYHHFWGGLLRPRFDAPEYNNDFAEWVHHALQDNILAERLSVIDPDPFMNLESLRQELLEFIDQRLDEIETITWAKPDMQFHFVRSQMVVFDTRGKIEEPEELVEAVPKMSVGSIFYHFIDARRRSPEMMDDFRSWLRSCGDDDLCSQLATVDPYFGTLVELRQQLADLFTKYFFRGVI